The genomic segment GGCTGGGGCATTCCGCTGCTGTCGGTCGACGGCTGGTGGTGGCTGTTCGCGAAGGTGTTCTTCTTCGCCAGCTGCTTCATCTGGTTCCGCGCCTCGTTCCCGCGCTACCGCTATGACCAGATCATGCGGCTGGGCTGGAAGGTCTTCATTCCGATCAGCATCGGCTGGATCGTGGTCACCGCGCTGATGGCGTACTTCGGAATCTTCGAGGCAGGGCAGTAATGGCCAAGTTCGTTGCATGGTTCAGGGGCCTGTTGCTGCTCGAGTTGCTCGGCGGCATGGCACTGACCTTCCGGTATCTGTTCCGGGACAAGTACACGCTGATGTACCCGATGGAAAAGACCCCGCAGTCGCCGCGCTTCCGCGGCCTGCATGCGCTGCGCCGGTATCCCAACGGTGAAGAGCGCTGCATCGCGTGCAAGCTGTGCGAGGCCGTGTGCCCCGCGCTGGCGATCACGATCGATTCCGAACAGCGCGAGGACGGCAGCCGCCGCACCACGCGGTACGACATCGATCTGTTCAAGTGCATCTACTGCGGTTTCTGCGAGGAATCGTGCCCGGTGGACTCGATCGTCGAGACCCATCTGCACGAGTACCACTTCGAGAACCGCGGCGAGAACATCGTGACCAAGCCGCAGCTGCTGGCGATCGGCGACCGTCTCGAGAGCGAGATCGCAGAACGTCGCGCCGCCGACTCCGCGTACAGGTAAGTCATGAATTTCGACCTGATTGCATTCCTCGTCTTCGCCGCGATCACCGTGATGTCCGCGGTGGCGGTGATCAGTGCCCGCAACCCGGTGCACGCGGCGCTGTTCCTGGTGCTGACGTTCTTCTCCACCGCCTGCACCTGGCTGCTGGTCGGTGCCGAGTTCCTCGGCCTCGCGCTGGTGCTGGTCTACGTCGGCGCGGTGATGGTGCTGTTCCTGTTCGTGGTGATGATGCTCGACGTGGACGTTGCGCCGATGCGCGAAGGTTACGTTCGCTATCTGCCGGTCGGCCTGATCGTTGCGGTGGTGATGCTGGTCGAGATCGTCACCCTGATCGGCGTGCGCGCGAAGATGGCGCCATTCGCCGCCGATGCGGTCGACGAGGCGGGCGTATCGAACACGGTGTGGATCGCACGCCGCTTGTTCACCGACTTCCTGCTGCCGTTCGAAGTCGCCGCGGTCATCCTGACCGTCGCGGTCATCGCCGCGGTGATGCTCACCCTGCGCCGCCGTCCCGGTACCAAGCACCAGAATCCGGGTGAGCAGGCCCGCGTGCGGGCGTCTGACCGCATGCGCGTGGTCAAGATGGACGCGGTGCGTCCGGTCGTCGAGCCCACACCGGGTGAAGGCGAGGGAGAAGCGAAATGACCGAGCTGTTCGGCACCGGCCTCGCGCTGGGCCATTACCTCTCGCTGGGCGCGGTGCTGTTCTGCATCTCCGTCGCGGGCATCTTCCTCAACCGGAAGAACGTGATCATCCTGCTGATGTCGATCGAGCTGATGCTGCTCGCGGTCAACATCAACTTCATCGCGTTCTCGCGCGAGTTCGGCGACGCCGCCGGGCAGATCTTCGTGTTCTTCATTCTCACCGTGGCCGCGGCCGAGGCCGCGATCGGTCTCGCGATCCTGGTCACGCTGTTCCGCAACCGGCGCACGATCAATGTCGCCGAACTCGACACGTTGAAGGGCTGATCCGGGCATGGAGAACGCTGTTTCCGAGATCATGATTTCCCAGACCACGCTGATCGCGATCGTTCTGGCGCCGCTGCTGGGCTCGATCATCGCCGGCCTGTTCGGCCGCCAGGTCGGCCGCGCCGGTGCGCACACGGTCACCATTGCGGGTGTCGCGATCAGCTGCGCGCTGTCGATCTACACGCTGTGGCAGCTGATGCAGGGCGCGCCGACCTTCAACGAGAACGTCTACACGTTCTTCGAGGTCGGCAACTATTCGGCGCACGTCGGCTTCCTGATCGACAACCTCACCGCGATGATGATGGTCGTGGTGACCTTCGTGTCGCTGCTGGTGCACGTCTACACCATCGGCTACATGTCCGAGGATCCGGGCTACCAGCGCTTCTTCAGCTACATCTCGCTGTTCACCTTCTCGATGCTGATGCTGGTGATGGGCAACAACTTCCTGCAGCTGTTCTTTGGCTGGGAAGCGGTGGGCCTGGTGTCGTACCTGCTGATCGGTTTCTGGTTCAAGAAGCCCACCGCGGTGTTCGCCAACATGAAGGCGTTCCTGGTCAACCGCGTCGGCGACTTCGGCTTCCTGCTCGGTATCGCCGGCGTGCTGTACTGGTTCGGCAGCCTCGATTACGCAACGGTCTTCGCTGCGGCTGACACCACCATTGGTGGCGGCCAGACGATCGAAGTGATCACCGGCTTTGAGTGGTCGGTCGCGACGCTGGTTTGCATCTGTCTGTTCATCGGTGCGATGGGCAAGTCGGCCCAGGTGCCGTTGCACGTGTGGCTGCCCGACTCGATGGAAGGCCCGACCCCGATCTCGGCACTGATCCATGCCGCGACGATGGTCACCGCCGGCATCTTCATGGTGGCGCGCATGTCGCCGCTGTTCGAACTGTCGGAAACCGCGCTGCAGTTCATCCTCTTCATCGGTGCGACCACGGCGTTCTTCACCGGCCTGATCGGCATCGTGCAGAACGACATCAAGCGCGTCGTCGCGTACTCGACGCTGTCGCAGCTGGGCTATATGACCGTCGCGCTCGGCGTGTCGGCGTACTCGGCCGCGGTGTTCCATCTGATGACGCATGCGTTCTTCAAGGCGCTGCTGTTCCTGGCCGCAGGCTCGGTGATCATCGGCATGCACCACGAGCAGGACATGCGCAAGATGGGCGGCCTGCGCAAGTACATGCCGATCACGTTCTGGACCAGCGTCATCGGCACGCTGGCCCTGGTGGGCACGCCGTTCTTCAGCGGCTTCTATTCCAAGGACACGATCATCGAGGCGGCCAAGCACGCCAGCGACGGTGGCGGCTGGGTATTCCAGTACGCGTACTGGTCGGTGCTGCTGGGCGCGTTCGTGACCTCGTTCTACAGCTTCCGTCTGCTGTACATGACGTATTTCGGCAAGGAGCGTTTCCGCGACGCGCATGCGTCCGACGCCCACGCCACGCATGACGCGCACGGCCACGACGCCCACCACGCGCCGTTGGACGACGATGGCCACGGTCACGCGGTTGCCGCGACGGGTCACGACGACCATGCGGACGACGACCATGGCCATCACGGTCCGCACGAGCCGCACGAATCCCCGTGGGTCGTGACGCTGCCGCTGATCCTGCTGGCGATCCCGTCGATCCTGATCGGTTACTTCACCGCGGGTCCGATGCTGTTCGGCACCGACTGGACCGGCCATCACGAAGTGCGCGGCTTCTTCGACGGCGTGATCCACGTGCTGGCGTCCAACGACGTGCTGACCGCGCTGAAGGAAGAGTTGTGGCATGGCCCGGCGGCGTTCGCGCTGCACGGCTTCATGGCGCCGGCGTTCTGGCTGGTCGTCGCCGGCTTCGTGCTGGCGACCGTCATGTACTGGTGGAAGCCCGAGCTGGCGGCGAAGGCCGCGCACGTGTTCCGCCTGCCCATCCGCGTGCTCGAGAACAAGTACGGCATGGACGACCTGTGGATCGGCGGTTTCGCCGGCGGCGGTGTCGGCCTGGGCAAGCTGTCGCGGGTGTTCGATACCAAGGTGATCGACGGTGTCTTCGTCAACGGTCCGGCGCGCGTCGTCGGTCTGGTCTCGGGCGTTGTCCGCCGGCTGCAGTCCGGTGCTCTCTACCACTACGCTTTCGCGATGATCGTGGGCCTGATCGTGCTTCTGGCCATCCTCATCAAGTACTGGCGCTGACGGAATACGATACGTGTCGAACTGGCCTCTTCTCAGTCTCCTGATCTGGCTGCCGATCCTCGGCGGTGCGTGCGTGCTCGCTCTGGGCGAACGCCGCCCCGACGCGGCGCGCTGGGTATCGCTGGCGTTCGCGCTGCTCGTCTTCGTCCTCAGCATTCCGCTGTTCACCGGCTTCGACTACGGCAACGCCGGTCTGCAGTTCCTCGAGCGGCGCGAGTGGATTCCGTCGCTCGACATCGAGTACCACCTCGGCGCCGACGGCATCTCGATTGCGCTGATCATCCTGACCACGCTGACCACCGCGCTCGTGCTGATCGGTGCCTGGGGTTCGGTGACCAAGCGCGTGTCGCAGTACTTCGCGTCGATGCTGATCCTCGAAGGCATGATGGTCGGCGTGTTCTCGGCCGTGGACGCGATGCTGTTCTACGTGTTCTTCGAAGCCATGCTGATCCCGATGTTCATCATCATCGGTGTCTGGGGTGGCGCGAACCGCGTCTATGCGTCGGTGAAGTTCTTCCTGTACACGTTCCTCGGCTCGGTCTTCATGCTGGTCGCGCTGATCTACCTGTACATCCAGGCCGGTAGCTGGCAGTTGCCTGATCTGTACGCACTGCGCCTGTCGTCGACGGAGCAGATGTGGATCTTCTTCGCGTTCCTCGCCGCGTTCGCGGTGAAGGTGCCGATGTTCCCGGTGCATACCTGGTTGCCGGATGCACACGTCGAGGCGCCGACCGGCGGCTCGGTGATCCTGGCGGCGATCATGTTGAAGATCGGCGGCTACGGCTTCCTGCGCTTCAACCTGCCGATCACGCCGGATGCGGGTCACGAATGGGCCTGGCTGGTCATCGGCCTGTCGCTGATCGCGATCGTCTACGTGGGTCTGGTGGCGCTGGTCCAGCAGGACATGAAGAAGCTGGTCGCGTATTCGTCCGTGTCGCACATGGGCTTCGTGACGCTGGGTGTGTTCATCGCGTTCGCGCTGATGCGCGACGTGCCCGACGGCTCCGATGCGGCGCGGTTGGGTCTGCAGGGCGCGATGGTGCAGATGGTCTCGCACGGCTTCATCTCCGGCGCGATGTTCTCCTGCATCGGCATCCTCTACGACCGCATGCACACCCGGAACATCAAGGATTACGGCGGCGTCGCCAACGTGATGCCGTGGTTCGCCGCGTTCTACGTGCTGTTCGCGATGGCCAACTCCGGCTTGCCGGGCACCTCGGGTTTCGTCGGCGAGTTCATGGTCATCCTGGCCGCGTTCCAGAGCCATCCGCTGATCGCGTTCTTCGCGGCGATGACGCTGATCATCGGCGCGGCCTACACCCTGTGGCTGGTGAAGCGCGTGCTCTACGGCGAAGTGTCGAATGCGCACGTCGCGGCGCTCAAGGACATCAACGCCCGCGAAGCACTGGTGCTCGGCGTGTTCGCCGCCGGCACGCTGCTGATCGGCGTGTATCCCAAGCCGCTGACCGATCTGATGGAGCCGTCCATCGCGCAACTGGCGAACCTGATCGCCGCAAGCAAGCTTTAAGGACACCGTTGCGATGATTTCTGCCCCGATGACGCCTCCCATCCGCACGCTGGCCGAGCTGGGCCCGATCGTGCCCGAGCTCGTGATCGTGCTGGGTGCGTTCGCCCTGCTGATGCTCGACCTGTTCATCGACCCGCGCCGCCGGATCATCACCCACGTGTTGGCCGTCGCGACGATGCTTGCCGCCGCGGCGCTGATCGTGTTCGGCGTCGGTGGTCACGGCAGCATCCTCGCCGACATGTTCGTGCGCGATGGCGGCGCCGATGTGCTCAAGGTTGCCGGTCTCGTGGTCGGCGCCGTGGCGCTGGGCTACGCCTGGACCTGGTTGCGCGAGCGCGACCTGTATCAGGGCGAGATCCCGGTGCTGTTCCTGTTCACGACTGCCGGCATGATGCTGCTGGTGTCGGCGAACAACCTGACGATGGTCTATGTCGGTCTGGAACTGCTGGCGCTGTGTTCCTACGCGCTGGTCGCCTGCGACCGCGACAGCAAGCTCGCGTCCGAAGCGGCGATGAAGTACTTCGTCCTCGGCGCGCTGGCGTCGGGCATGTTGCTGTTCGGCATGTCGCTGATCTACGGCGCCACCGGCACGCTGTCGCTGCCTGCGATCAACGATGCGATCGGCGGTCTGTCGGGCGACGGCCGCGTGCTGATGCTGACCGGCATGGTGTTCCTGATCGTCGGCATCGCGTTCAAGTTCGGCGCCGCGCCGTTCCACATGTGGCTGCCGGACACCTACCACGGTGCGCCGACGCCGATCGTCGCCTTCATCAGCTCGGTGCCGAAGATCGCCGCGTTCGGCATGGCTTGGCGCCTGCTGGAAACCGCGCTCGGCCCGCTGCACGACCAGGCGCAGATCCTGCTGTCGATCCTCGCCGCGTTGTCGCTGGTGGTCGGCAACCTGTTCGCGCTGGCGCAGACAAACCTCAAGCGCATGCTCGCGTACTCGACGATCTCGCACGTCGGCTTCCTGTTCCTCGGCCTCGCCGGTGGCGGGGAGGTGGGCTACGCCTCGGCGATGTTCTACGTCGTCAGCTACGCCGTGATGTCGGCGGCCGCATTCGGCGCGATCGTCATGCTGTCGCGCAACGGTTTCGAAGCCGACCGCATCGATGACTACAAGGGCCTGAACCAGCGCAGCCCGTGGATGGCCGGCCTCGTGCTGTGCATCATGGCGTCGCTCGCCGGTGTGCCGCCGTTCCTCGGCTTCTGGGCCAAGCTCGCCGTGCTGCAGGGCGCCCTGCAGGGTGATCTGCTGTGGCTGGCGATCGTCGGCATCGTGTTCGCGGTCATCGGCGCGTTCTACTACCTGCGCGTGATCAAGGTCATGTACTTCGACGCACCCGAGGCAGCGCCGATGGCGCAGCGCCCCGGCACGCCGATGCGCGTGGTGTTCGCACTCAATGTGCTGGTGCTGCTGGTCGTCGTTCCGTTCTTCAGTCCGCTGATGGCGTGGTGCCAGCAGGCATTCGCCGCCTGAGTCTGTTAGGATGCGCGCCCGGTCGTTGCGAACGCAGCGATCGGGGGGAAGTTCGAGGGACGCGGAATCGTTCGAAACTTCTTGCAATATCGAAGAGAAATCTTCATAATTCCGCTTCTGATGCGGGGTGGAGCAGTCTGGCAGCTCGTCGGGCTCATAACCCGAAGGTCGCAGGTTCAAATCCTGCCCCCGCTACCACATTCAACGCAGTAAAGAAGGCGCACCTCCGGGTGCATCCGACGCGAAGAATCTGGGCTTTGCCGAAGCAACTGCTTCGCTTCGGCGCCGACATCCAGTGGTATCGGACAAGGGGCCCATCGGGCCCTTTGTCGTTTTCCGCGATCGGAAAACCGCAGGCGCCCGGGGCAACGCGGTGCGCTTCACGACAGCGACGATCGTGCGATACCGGATACGCAACGGACGAGGGATCAGTGGCGGACAAAGCGACACAACTGACGCAATTGCTGGCACCGACGGTCGAGGCCCTCGGGCTCGAACTGCTGGGCATCGAATACCTGACGGCGCCGGGTGGCGCGCTCGTGCGCATCTACATCGATGTGCCGGCGAGCGCCGAAGTCGGCCAGGCCGATCCGGAAGGAGAGGGCGGCCAGGGCGTGACGATCGAACACTGCGAGGCGGTCAGCCGCGAAGTGTCGGCGCAGCTCGACGTCGAGGACCCGATCACCGGCAACTACACTCTCGAGGTGTCGTCGCCCGGTATTGACCGTCCGCTGTTCAACGTCGCGCAGTTCGCGCAGTTCCAGGGCGAGACCGCGAAGGTCGGCCTGAAGCTGCCGCAGGATGGGCGCCGCCGCCTGACCGGTCGCATCACTTCGGTCGAAGGCGACACCGTGACGTTCGATGTCGACGGCAACGCGTTCACCGTGCAGGCCGACAACATCGAGAAGGCCCGCGTGGTGCCCGACTGGGCCGCGCTGGGCCTCGCCGCGTCGAAGGACAAGAAGGACAACGGCCGCGCCACCGGCGCGACCCGCAAGGCCAACCACACACCACGTGACAACAAGCGGTCGGCGGATCCGTCGACCGGTGCGGAGTGAATGAAAAGATGAGCAAGGAACTGTTGCTGGTCGTCGACGCGGTCGCGAGCGAGAAGGGCGTCCCGGAATCCGTGATTCTCGAGGCCATCGAAGCCGCGCTGGCGACTGCCGCCAAGAAGCGCTACATGGACCAGGACGTGCTGACGCGCGTCGCGATCGATTCGAAGGACGGAAGCTACGAGACGTTCCGCCGCTGGGAAGTGGTGGCCGATGACATCGTCATGGAGTCGCCGGACCGCCAGCTGCGCCTGATGGACGCGATCGACGAAGCCGAAGGCGTCGAGGTCGGCGACTACATCGAAGAACAGATCGAGAACGTCGACTTCGGTCGCATCGCCGCCCAGGCCGCCAAGCAGGTCATCGTGCAGCGCGTGCGCGAAGCCGAGCGCCAGCAGGTCGTCGATGCGTGGAAGGATCGCGTGGGCGAGCTGGTCACCGGCGTGGTCAAGCGCGTCGAGCGCGGCAACGTCTACGTCGATCTCGGCGGCAACGCCGAAGCGCTGATCCCCAAGGACAAGGCGATCCCGCGCGACGTCGTGCGCGCCGGCGACCGCGTGCGCGGTTTCCTGTTCGATGTGCGCAGCGAGCCCCGCGGCCCGCAGCTGTTCATCAGTCGCGCCGCGCCGGAATTCATGATGGAGCTGTTCAAGCTCGAAGTGCCGGAAGTCGGCCAGGGCCTGGTCGAGATCAAGGCCTGTGCACGTGATCCGGGCGACCGCGCCAAGATCGCCGTGCTGGCCTACGACACCCGCACCGATCCCATCGGCGCCTGCATCGGCATGCGCGGTTCGCGCGTGCAGGCGGTGTCGAACGAATTGAACGGTGAGCGCGTCGACATCGTGCTGTGGTCGGACAACCCGGCGCAGTTCGTCATCAACGCGATGGCCCCGGCCGAAGTGCAGTCGATCGTCGTCGACGAAGACAAGCACTCGATGGACCTGGCGGTCGCCGAAGACAAGCTCGCCCAGGCGATCGGCAAGGGCGGCCAGAACGTGCGCCTCGCCAGCCGTCTGTCGGGCTGGCAGCTCAATGTGATGACCCAGGACCAGGTCACCGCGAAGTCGGATGCCGAGCAGGCATCGGCGCGCGCCCTGTTCCAGGAGAAGCTGGAAGTCGACGAGGAAATCGCCGGCATCCTGGTCGCCGAGGGCTTCAGCACGGTCGAGGAAATCGCTTACGTGCCGGTCGGCGAGCTGCTGGCGGTCGAAGGCTTCGACGAGGACATCGTCGAGGAACTGCGCGGCCGTGCTCGCGACTCGCTGCTCAACGACGCGCTCGCGGTCGAAGAGGGCGTCGACGAGAACGCGCCGGCGGACGATCTGCTCGCGCTCGAGGGCATGGACGAGGCGACGGCGTACGCGCTGGCCGCCAACGGCATCCGCACCAGTGAAGACCTGTCGGACCTGGGCGCGGACGAAGTGGTCGAGTTCGGCATCGAGGACCTCGACGAGGCCCGCGCCGCCGCGCTGATCCTCGCCGCCCGTGCCGAAGAGATCGCGCGCCTGGAAAGGGAAGGCTGACGGGTCGCGCCGGGCCGGTGCCCTGCACCGGCTCAGAACGCGGCCGCCAGCCTCGGATGACGATCCAGTTCGGAACGAATCCCATGCAGCGGTAGAATGACAAATCCACTGCGCCCCGCACTTCGCGGCGGCGCGCAAGGAACCGGAATCACGAATGTCGCAACAAACCACCATCCGCAAGCTGGCCGCACTGGTGAACACGCCGGTCGAGAAACTGCTTGAACAGTTGTCCGAAGCGGGCATGCCGTTCAGCGATCCCGACCAGAGCGTGACCAGTGCCGAGAAGCTCAAGCTGCTCGGTTTCCTCAAGCGCGCACACGGCAAGGGCGACGCCCCGGTCGAGGAAATCGCTGCGCCGAAGAAGATCACGCTCAACCGCAGCCGCAAGCAGGAATTGACGGTCGGTGGTGGCAAGAACCGCCAGACGGTCGACGTCGTCGTGCGCAAGAAGGTCACGCTGAGCCCGAACGCGGGTGGTGCGATCGATCCGGACGCCGAGCGCGCTGAGATCCTGCGCAAGCTCGAAGAGTCGCGCGCGAAGAACCTGTCCGAGCAGCAGCGTCTGGCGCAGGACGACAAGCGCCGCGCCGACGAGAACGAGCAGCGCAAGCGCGAAGCGGAAGCCGAGACCGAGCGCCTGCGCCAGGTCGCCGTGGCCGCCGCCGCCGCGCCGCCGGAAGAAGCCGCTGAAGCAACCCGTCGTCCGCCGGCTGCGCACGGTCACGGCCACAAGCCGCCCGCGCCGCCGCGTGCCGACGATCGCAACGCGCCTGCCGGTGCCAAGAAGGGCAACCGCGGTTCGCACGCGATGGTCAGTGGCGTCGAGGATGACGACAAGACCGCGCGCTTCGCCGGGCAGATGCACCTCAGCGCCTCCGATCGCGCCCGTCGCAGCACCAGCAATACGCGCGGCAAGCCGCAGCGTGGTGGTCCGCAGCGTCGCGGCAATGCACCGTCGCGCAGTGGCGGTGGCCCGCACGGCTTCGAGCGTCCGACTGCGCCGATGCAGCGCGAAGTGGCGATCGGCGAAGCGATCACCGTGGCCGACCTCGCGCAGAAGCTCGCGATGAAGGGCGGCGACGTGGTCAAGGCGCTGTTCAAGATGGGCGTCATGGCGACCATTACGCAGTCGATCGATCACGACACCGCGGCGCTCGCCGTCGAAGAACTCGGCCACATTCCGGTGCGTGCCGATGCGGACGACGCCGAGAGCGAGCTGATCGCACACGTGGGCGAAACGCAGGGCGACCAGGTCGCGCGTCCGCCGGTTGTCACGATCATGGGTCACGTCGACCACGGCAAGACCTCGCTGCTCGATTACATCCGTCGTACCAAGATCGCCTCGGGCGAAGCGGGTGGCATCACGCAGCACATCGGCGCATATCACGTCGAAACCGACAAGGGTGTCATCAGCTTCCTCGACACCCCGGGCCACGCGGCGTTCACTTCGATGCGCGCACGCGGCGCCAAGCTGACCGACATCGTGATCCTGGTGGTCGCGGCCGACGACGGCGTCATGCCGCAGACGGTCGAGGCGATCAAGCACGCGAAGGCGGCGAAGGTGCCGCTGATCGTGGCGATCAACAAGATCGACAAGTCGGGCGCGGATCCGTCGCGGGTCAAGAACGAACTGCTCGAGCACGAGATCGTGGCCGAGGACTTCGGTGGCGACACGCAGATGGTGGAGCTGTCGGCCAAGACCGGCGACGGCGTCGACGATCTGCTCGATGCGATCTCGCTGCAGTCCGAAATCCTCGAACTGCGCGCCGTGGCCGAAGGCCGCGCGAGCGGTACGGTCATCGAATCGTCGCTCGACAAGGGCCGCGGCCCGGTCGCGACGGTGCTGGTGCAGAACGGTCTGCTGTCGCGTGGCGATTACCTCGTCTGCGGCGTGCAGTACGGCCGCGTGCGTGCGCTGTTCGACGAAACCGGCAACCAGGTGCCGACGGCGGGTCCGTCGATCCCGGTGCAGGTGCTGGGTCTGTCGGGCGTGCCGGATGCGGGCGACGATTTCGTCGTCGTTGCCGACGAGCGTCTGGCCAAGGACGTGGCCTCGCAGCGCGACACCAAACGCCGCGAAACGCGCCTGGTGCAGGCCGCAGGCAACCGCATGGAAGACATCATGGCGCAGATGGGTCAGGCCGAGCAGCAGCTGTCGCTCAACCTGGTCATCAAGGCCGACGTGCAGGGTTCGGTCGAGGCGCTCAAGCAGTCGCTGGTCGCACTGTCTAACGAACAGATCCGCATCAACGTCATCGTTTCCGGCGTCGGCGGCATCACCGAATCGGACGCCAATTCGGCGGCCGCGGCGAAGGCCACGATCATCGGCTTCAACGTCCGTGCCGACGCATCGGCGCGCAAGGTGATCGAGAACAGCGCGCTGGATCTGCGTTACTTCTCGGTGATCTACGACGTGATCGACCAGGTCAAGCAGGTCGCCTCGGGCATCCTCGGCATGGAGATCCGCGAAGAGATCATCGGTACCGCGGAAGTGCGCGATGTGTTCCGCAGCTCCAAGTTCGGTGCGGTCGCCGGCTCGATGGTCATCGAGGGTGTGGTCAAGCGCAACAAGCCGATCCGCGTGCTGCGCGACAACACGGTCATCTTCGAGGGCGAGCTGGAATCGCTGCGCCGCTTCAAGGAAAACGTCGACGAAGTGCGCAACGGCACCGAGTGCGGCATCGGCGTCAAGGCTTACAACGACGTCAAGCCGGGCGACCAGATCGAGTGCTTCGAGCGCATCGAGGTCCAGCGCACCCTGTAAGGACGCGCCGGATGCAATGCCGGCGGCCGGGCTCCGTAGATACGGACCCGGCCGTCGTCGTCTCGGAACCGGTCAATGTCCTGCTGCGCTTGCCGGCTGGCGCGCGTACGGTGCTCGGAATGCTCACGTATCACCCATACGCTGCGCTTCCTGCGCGCCGCCACGCACCATCCGACTGCGCTCGCGACGGACCTTGAACCGGTTCCAAGGCGTCTTCATCCGCAGTGCTTCAGACTTTCTTCCGTCCCATCGCAACAGGTTTCCCATCCGTGCCCACGAAATCCTTCCACCGTACCGATCGCGTTTCCGCCCAGCTCCGTCGTGAGCTCGGAACGCTCGTGCGCGAGGCAGTCTCCGAACACGGCTTGCCGTCGGTCAGCGTGTCCGATGTCGAGGTCACCCGCGACATGGCCCACGCCAAGGTCTTCGTGACCGCGCTGCAGTCCGAGCGCGCCGACGAAGCGATGAAGGGTCTGAAAGCCGTCGCGCACGAGATCCGCTTCCGCCTCGCGCGCGCGGTGAAGCTGCGCCACGTGCCGGAGCTGCATTTCCACTACGACGATTCGGTCGATCGCGGTGAGCGCATCGACAATCTGCTGCGCGATGTCGGCGAACCTTCCGCCGACTGACGCCGGCGCCTCGTCTGCGACGCCGCCGCGCCCGCGCGGCAAGCGTCGGCAGACGGACCGTCCGCGCACGCAGTTCCGCAAGCTCGACGGCATCCTGCTGCTCGACAAGCCGCGTGGCATGAGTTCCAACCAGGCGCTGCAGCGCGTGCGGCACCTGTTCCGCGCCGAGAAGGGCGGCCATACCGGCAGCCTCGATCCACTGGCGACCGGCCTGCTGCCGGTCTGCTTCGGCGAGGCGACCAAGATCGCCGGCGGTCTGCTCGGCGCACGCAAGGCCTACACCACCGTCGCCCGTCTCGGGCAGGTCACCGATACCGACGATGCGGACGGCGAGATCCTTCGCGAGCGCCCGGTGCCGGCGCTGACCATCGAAACCCTCGA from the Luteimonas fraxinea genome contains:
- the nuoI gene encoding NADH-quinone oxidoreductase subunit NuoI; the encoded protein is MAKFVAWFRGLLLLELLGGMALTFRYLFRDKYTLMYPMEKTPQSPRFRGLHALRRYPNGEERCIACKLCEAVCPALAITIDSEQREDGSRRTTRYDIDLFKCIYCGFCEESCPVDSIVETHLHEYHFENRGENIVTKPQLLAIGDRLESEIAERRAADSAYR
- a CDS encoding NADH-quinone oxidoreductase subunit J is translated as MNFDLIAFLVFAAITVMSAVAVISARNPVHAALFLVLTFFSTACTWLLVGAEFLGLALVLVYVGAVMVLFLFVVMMLDVDVAPMREGYVRYLPVGLIVAVVMLVEIVTLIGVRAKMAPFAADAVDEAGVSNTVWIARRLFTDFLLPFEVAAVILTVAVIAAVMLTLRRRPGTKHQNPGEQARVRASDRMRVVKMDAVRPVVEPTPGEGEGEAK
- the nuoK gene encoding NADH-quinone oxidoreductase subunit NuoK yields the protein MTELFGTGLALGHYLSLGAVLFCISVAGIFLNRKNVIILLMSIELMLLAVNINFIAFSREFGDAAGQIFVFFILTVAAAEAAIGLAILVTLFRNRRTINVAELDTLKG
- the nuoL gene encoding NADH-quinone oxidoreductase subunit L, which encodes MISQTTLIAIVLAPLLGSIIAGLFGRQVGRAGAHTVTIAGVAISCALSIYTLWQLMQGAPTFNENVYTFFEVGNYSAHVGFLIDNLTAMMMVVVTFVSLLVHVYTIGYMSEDPGYQRFFSYISLFTFSMLMLVMGNNFLQLFFGWEAVGLVSYLLIGFWFKKPTAVFANMKAFLVNRVGDFGFLLGIAGVLYWFGSLDYATVFAAADTTIGGGQTIEVITGFEWSVATLVCICLFIGAMGKSAQVPLHVWLPDSMEGPTPISALIHAATMVTAGIFMVARMSPLFELSETALQFILFIGATTAFFTGLIGIVQNDIKRVVAYSTLSQLGYMTVALGVSAYSAAVFHLMTHAFFKALLFLAAGSVIIGMHHEQDMRKMGGLRKYMPITFWTSVIGTLALVGTPFFSGFYSKDTIIEAAKHASDGGGWVFQYAYWSVLLGAFVTSFYSFRLLYMTYFGKERFRDAHASDAHATHDAHGHDAHHAPLDDDGHGHAVAATGHDDHADDDHGHHGPHEPHESPWVVTLPLILLAIPSILIGYFTAGPMLFGTDWTGHHEVRGFFDGVIHVLASNDVLTALKEELWHGPAAFALHGFMAPAFWLVVAGFVLATVMYWWKPELAAKAAHVFRLPIRVLENKYGMDDLWIGGFAGGGVGLGKLSRVFDTKVIDGVFVNGPARVVGLVSGVVRRLQSGALYHYAFAMIVGLIVLLAILIKYWR
- a CDS encoding NADH-quinone oxidoreductase subunit M — protein: MSNWPLLSLLIWLPILGGACVLALGERRPDAARWVSLAFALLVFVLSIPLFTGFDYGNAGLQFLERREWIPSLDIEYHLGADGISIALIILTTLTTALVLIGAWGSVTKRVSQYFASMLILEGMMVGVFSAVDAMLFYVFFEAMLIPMFIIIGVWGGANRVYASVKFFLYTFLGSVFMLVALIYLYIQAGSWQLPDLYALRLSSTEQMWIFFAFLAAFAVKVPMFPVHTWLPDAHVEAPTGGSVILAAIMLKIGGYGFLRFNLPITPDAGHEWAWLVIGLSLIAIVYVGLVALVQQDMKKLVAYSSVSHMGFVTLGVFIAFALMRDVPDGSDAARLGLQGAMVQMVSHGFISGAMFSCIGILYDRMHTRNIKDYGGVANVMPWFAAFYVLFAMANSGLPGTSGFVGEFMVILAAFQSHPLIAFFAAMTLIIGAAYTLWLVKRVLYGEVSNAHVAALKDINAREALVLGVFAAGTLLIGVYPKPLTDLMEPSIAQLANLIAASKL
- the nuoN gene encoding NADH-quinone oxidoreductase subunit NuoN; this encodes MSAPMTPPIRTLAELGPIVPELVIVLGAFALLMLDLFIDPRRRIITHVLAVATMLAAAALIVFGVGGHGSILADMFVRDGGADVLKVAGLVVGAVALGYAWTWLRERDLYQGEIPVLFLFTTAGMMLLVSANNLTMVYVGLELLALCSYALVACDRDSKLASEAAMKYFVLGALASGMLLFGMSLIYGATGTLSLPAINDAIGGLSGDGRVLMLTGMVFLIVGIAFKFGAAPFHMWLPDTYHGAPTPIVAFISSVPKIAAFGMAWRLLETALGPLHDQAQILLSILAALSLVVGNLFALAQTNLKRMLAYSTISHVGFLFLGLAGGGEVGYASAMFYVVSYAVMSAAAFGAIVMLSRNGFEADRIDDYKGLNQRSPWMAGLVLCIMASLAGVPPFLGFWAKLAVLQGALQGDLLWLAIVGIVFAVIGAFYYLRVIKVMYFDAPEAAPMAQRPGTPMRVVFALNVLVLLVVVPFFSPLMAWCQQAFAA
- the rimP gene encoding ribosome maturation factor RimP, whose product is MLAPTVEALGLELLGIEYLTAPGGALVRIYIDVPASAEVGQADPEGEGGQGVTIEHCEAVSREVSAQLDVEDPITGNYTLEVSSPGIDRPLFNVAQFAQFQGETAKVGLKLPQDGRRRLTGRITSVEGDTVTFDVDGNAFTVQADNIEKARVVPDWAALGLAASKDKKDNGRATGATRKANHTPRDNKRSADPSTGAE